The Flavobacteriales bacterium genomic sequence CATGAGCACCTTGTCGCCGATACCGATACCCAAAGCTCCTCCAGAAGCTCCTTCACCGATAATTAGGCATATAATAGGCACCTTGATCTTGAACATCTCGATCAAGTTACGCGCAATGGCTTCACCTTGACCCCGCTCTTCAGCTTCGAGCCCGGGAAACGCTCCGGGCGTGTCGATGAAGATTACTATTGGTTTATTGAATTTCTCCGCCAAACGCATTAAGCGCAATGCCTTGCGATAGCCTTCCGGATTCGCCATACCAAAGTTGCGGTACTGACGGAGTTTGGTGTTCTTTCCTTTTTGTTGCCCGATCAGCATATACGTCTTTCCGTCGATGCTACCGAAACCACCAACCATGGCCTTATCGTCCCGCACGCCGCGGTCACCGTGCTGCTCGAGCCAGTCACCACCCGTTAAAGCCTGAATGTAATCGAGGGTATAAGGGCGATTCGGATGGCGCGACATCTGCACGCGCTGCCAATCGGACAAGTTCGAGTAGATCTCTTTTCGGGCGTCCTTTAGCTTCTTGTCCAGTTCTTTCAAGGTCTTCGTTACATCGACCTGAGTTTCTTCACCCAGCTGGACCGCCTTTTCTCTCTGCTCCTGCAATTCCTTGATCGGCAGCTCAAAATCGAGATATTCCATAGCGTTGGATTTGGGGGGTCTAAACTATCAAAATTTAACGTAAACGCCACTCGGAACTATTATCTTTAACGGCATGATTTATTATCCGAATGCCAAGATCAACCTCGGTCTCAACGTCTTGAACCGACGGCCCGATGGCTTCCACAACCTCGAAACGGTATTTTATCCCGTACCCTTGTGCGATATCATAGAAGTCACTGAAAAACAAGGGGGTAGGCCGGGAGAAGTGGAGTTTTCGGCAGGCGGATTCCCCATTTCGGGCGATGGCTCCAACCTCTGCGTCAAGGCCTTTGAATCGCTGGCCAAGGACTGCGAATTGCCATTTACCCGCATACACCTTTATAAACGCATTCCCATGGGCGCAGGCCTCGGAGGAGGCTCTTCCGATGCGGCACACACCCTCGTGGCTTTAAATTATATTTACGATTTGGG encodes the following:
- a CDS encoding acetyl-CoA carboxylase carboxyltransferase subunit alpha — protein: MEYLDFELPIKELQEQREKAVQLGEETQVDVTKTLKELDKKLKDARKEIYSNLSDWQRVQMSRHPNRPYTLDYIQALTGGDWLEQHGDRGVRDDKAMVGGFGSIDGKTYMLIGQQKGKNTKLRQYRNFGMANPEGYRKALRLMRLAEKFNKPIVIFIDTPGAFPGLEAEERGQGEAIARNLIEMFKIKVPIICLIIGEGASGGALGIGIGDKVLMLQNTWYSVISPESCSSILWRSWDYKEQAAEALKLTADDMKKNKLVDGVVKEPIGGAHSDPEAVYDIVKKEIQKHMEKLLELESDTLIKKRREKFSKMGVTA